A window from Dermacentor albipictus isolate Rhodes 1998 colony chromosome 10, USDA_Dalb.pri_finalv2, whole genome shotgun sequence encodes these proteins:
- the LOC139050637 gene encoding cathepsin D-like, whose protein sequence is MNQRRLLCMPLFGFYLHKTPDGADGEIKFGDYDPDHYQGDLRLLPLREQDWSIRMYYVKITNLALWGTFAAKPASALPYIYGPEKFIKYIHWALGATRSAQGEYTVDCERVPELPIVVLAAGSAMLLGPEDYVVKVGTVCYSGFAVGQEGVWLLGQNYLRSVCMFFHLGVWNNRKEIALAYVQKPSN, encoded by the exons ATGAACCAGCGACGCCTACTGTGTATGCCTTTATTCGGCTTTTACCTTCATAAAACACCTGACGGCGCAGATGGAGAGATTAAGTTCGGGGACTATGACCCGGATCATTATCAAGGAGATCTACGTTTACTGCCTCTTCGTGAACAAGACTGGTCCATTCGCATGTACTA CGTAAAAATCACAAATTTGGCTTTATGGGGGACATTCGCTGCCAAGCCTGCTTCCGCACTGCCATACATCTATGGGCCAGAGAAGTTCATTAAGTATATCCACTGGGCCCTTGGAGCAACACGAAGCGCTCAAGGTGAG TACACAGTAGACTGTGAAAGAGTTCCAGAGCTGCCTATTGTCGTACTTGCTGCCGGTTCTGCGATGCTACTGGGTCCCGAGGACTACGTCGTTAAG GTTGGCACTGTGTGCTACAGTGGCTTCGCTGTAGGACAAGAAGGAGTCTGGCTCTTGGGACAGAACTACCTTCGCTCTGTCTGTATGTTCTTCCATCTTGGCGTATGGAACAACCGAAAGGAAATTGCCCTCGCATACGTCCAGAAACCAAGCAACTAA